One Chryseobacterium wanjuense genomic region harbors:
- a CDS encoding FkbM family methyltransferase, translating to MSSNIKTCIAFIVNSKRYSSKFKQNKLDLNNNETFVYHFKKNHRKFDLYLRTFKGDIDIFYEIFWKKTYDQHLNFLQEKPKVIVDLGAHIGLTSIYLSLKYPDAKIIAVEASPENFLLLKENTSSFKNIECVNAAIYFEDGTVNFGSEELSYNQRISDSGAEIKAISVESLMKEHQLNEINLLKIDIEGGEVELLSKNNSWLEKVENIIIEIHQDYTQEHLNKDLQPFGFTIELNKNAVLFADKKQ from the coding sequence ATGAGTAGTAATATCAAAACATGTATTGCTTTTATTGTTAATTCTAAAAGATACAGTTCAAAATTTAAACAAAATAAACTTGATCTGAACAACAACGAAACTTTTGTTTATCATTTCAAGAAAAATCATAGAAAATTTGATCTTTATCTAAGGACTTTTAAAGGTGATATTGATATTTTTTACGAAATATTCTGGAAAAAAACATATGATCAGCATTTAAATTTCCTTCAGGAAAAACCAAAAGTGATTGTTGATCTGGGGGCTCATATCGGTCTGACTTCCATTTATCTGAGTTTGAAATATCCGGATGCCAAAATTATTGCTGTAGAGGCTTCTCCTGAAAATTTCCTGTTATTGAAAGAAAATACCTCTTCATTCAAAAATATTGAATGTGTGAATGCTGCTATTTATTTTGAAGACGGAACTGTGAATTTCGGAAGTGAAGAACTTTCTTATAATCAGAGAATTTCGGATTCGGGTGCTGAAATTAAGGCTATTTCTGTTGAAAGTTTAATGAAAGAACATCAATTAAACGAAATTAATTTACTTAAAATCGATATAGAAGGCGGAGAAGTTGAACTGTTAAGCAAAAACAATTCATGGCTGGAAAAAGTAGAAAATATCATTATTGAAATTCACCAAGACTACACTCAAGAACACCTGAATAAAGATCTGCAACCTTTCGGATTTACAATAGAACTGAATAAAAATGCGGTGTTGTTTGCCGACAAAAAACAATAA
- the radC gene encoding RadC family protein encodes MSIKFLAEDDRPREKFLLKGKNSLSDSELLAIIMGSGSRDETAVELARRILSSVNNNWHQLSLLSIKDLMKFKGVGEVKAISITTALEIGRRRASQEIPEKPVISNSHNAYQIFRNHLSDLRTEEFWAAFLNQSNKVIHLAQLTQGGINQSIVDVRILFKTALDHFSTGVVIAHNHPSGNLKPSREDIEITQKIREAGKLLNIQLLDHLIITQNSYFSFSDDGLL; translated from the coding sequence ATGTCCATTAAATTTTTAGCCGAAGACGACAGGCCCAGAGAAAAATTTTTACTGAAAGGCAAGAATTCATTGTCGGATTCTGAATTACTGGCCATTATCATGGGAAGCGGAAGCAGGGATGAAACAGCTGTGGAATTAGCGAGAAGAATCTTAAGTTCAGTGAACAACAATTGGCATCAGCTGAGTCTGCTTTCGATTAAAGATTTAATGAAATTTAAAGGAGTCGGAGAGGTAAAAGCGATCTCAATTACAACCGCTTTGGAGATCGGAAGAAGAAGGGCAAGCCAGGAAATCCCGGAAAAGCCTGTTATTTCAAACAGTCACAATGCATATCAGATTTTCAGGAACCATTTATCAGATTTGAGAACAGAAGAATTTTGGGCTGCTTTTTTGAATCAAAGTAATAAAGTCATTCATTTGGCACAGCTTACACAGGGTGGAATTAATCAATCCATCGTTGATGTAAGAATTCTGTTTAAAACGGCTTTAGACCACTTTTCAACGGGAGTTGTCATTGCTCACAACCATCCGTCCGGAAACCTGAAACCGAGCCGCGAAGATATTGAAATCACGCAGAAAATAAGAGAAGCGGGAAAACTTCTGAATATTCAGCTATTGGATCACCTGATTATCACGCAGAATTCATATTTTAGTTTTTCAGATGACGGATTGCTATGA
- a CDS encoding murein L,D-transpeptidase catalytic domain-containing protein, whose protein sequence is MMKYFIFLFLFIISCSKIESQSGNLVDYLPKSKILEIKDYIKGKNYNQDLAVFINFKVHSGKYRYFVYDLKNDKILQKAVVAHGSGSVVKNSQNLQFSNIDGSFQSSLGKYEIKESYSGKFGKSYRLNGLDPTNSNAMSRAIVLHSYGCIPDKESTDPACLSLGCPMLSQNAFNQTAKYIDQSKQSIILYAFY, encoded by the coding sequence ATGATGAAATATTTTATTTTTTTATTCCTCTTTATCATTTCCTGTTCAAAAATAGAATCTCAGTCGGGAAATTTGGTTGATTATTTACCGAAATCAAAAATTCTGGAAATTAAAGATTATATTAAAGGGAAAAATTATAATCAGGATTTGGCGGTTTTCATCAATTTTAAAGTACATTCCGGGAAATACAGATATTTCGTTTATGATCTAAAAAACGATAAAATTTTACAAAAAGCGGTCGTTGCCCACGGCTCTGGTTCTGTGGTTAAAAACTCTCAGAATCTGCAGTTTAGTAATATTGACGGCTCTTTTCAGTCTTCTCTGGGAAAATATGAGATCAAAGAAAGCTATTCCGGGAAATTCGGAAAATCCTACCGGTTGAATGGCTTAGATCCCACAAACAGTAATGCAATGTCACGGGCGATTGTCCTTCATTCGTATGGTTGCATTCCCGACAAAGAATCGACTGATCCGGCATGTTTAAGCTTGGGTTGTCCGATGCTTTCTCAAAACGCATTTAATCAGACGGCAAAATACATCGATCAGTCAAAGCAGTCGATTATTTTATATGCTTTTTATTAA
- a CDS encoding ABC transporter ATP-binding protein produces the protein MIKARNIHKSYGNLEVLKGVDIHIKVGEVVSIVGESGAGKSTLLQILGTLDQPTASNKFNTEITIAGESFINMNDKQLSKFRNQNIGFVFQFHQLLPEFTALENVLLPTKIAGANEKEALEKAYALFEDLRIEQRLHHKPNQMSGGEAQRVAVARALINSPKIIFADEPTGNLDSRNADDLHRLFFDLRDKYNQTFVIVTHNPNLAEITDRKLVMKDGMIID, from the coding sequence ATGATTAAAGCAAGGAATATCCATAAATCTTATGGAAATTTAGAAGTATTAAAAGGTGTTGATATTCACATTAAAGTAGGTGAAGTTGTATCTATTGTAGGAGAATCCGGGGCAGGAAAATCTACGCTTTTGCAAATCCTGGGAACGCTGGATCAGCCTACGGCTTCCAATAAATTCAATACCGAAATCACTATCGCCGGGGAATCGTTCATCAATATGAATGACAAACAGCTTTCTAAATTCAGAAACCAGAATATCGGTTTTGTATTTCAGTTTCACCAGTTGCTTCCGGAGTTTACGGCTTTGGAAAACGTTTTGCTGCCGACAAAAATTGCAGGTGCCAACGAAAAAGAAGCGTTGGAAAAGGCTTATGCTTTATTTGAAGACCTTAGAATTGAACAAAGACTTCATCATAAACCCAACCAAATGTCGGGTGGGGAAGCGCAGAGGGTAGCGGTGGCTAGAGCTTTAATCAACTCTCCGAAAATCATTTTTGCCGATGAGCCGACAGGAAACCTGGACTCTAGAAATGCGGATGATCTTCACAGATTATTCTTTGATTTGAGGGATAAATACAACCAGACTTTTGTCATTGTAACCCACAACCCGAATCTGGCGGAAATTACCGACAGAAAATTGGTCATGAAAGACGGGATGATTATCGATTAA
- a CDS encoding 2-oxo acid dehydrogenase subunit E2, which translates to MAEVITMPRLSDTMTEGKVAKWHKKVGDKVKEGDILAEIETDKAVQDFESEVEGTLLYVGVEEGGAAAVDSVLAIIGNEGEDISGLTGGAAAPAAGGSEEKKSEEESKTENSSTSVEQTSAEVPAGVEVITMPRLSDTMTEGKVAKWHKNVGDTVKEGDLLAEIETDKAVQDFESEFNGVLLKQGVEEGGAAPVDSVLAIIGPEGTDVSGVGAPKAAAAQSTEKPAEQKAEAPKQESNNQQPATGNNERVAISPLAKKMAQDKGVDIHSVQGSGENGRIVKKDIENYQPSQVKPAASAPAASAAAQVALSFIQGEDTETPNSQVRNIIAKRLSESKFTAPHYYLMVEINMDKAIVARNEINSLPDTKISFNDMIIKATAIALRKHPQVNSSWAGDKIIHRGNINIGVAVAIPDGLVVPVLKNTDQMNYTQISAAVKDMAARAKSKGLKANEMEGSTFSISNLGMFGIETFTSIINQPNSAILSVGAIIEKPIVKDGQIVVGNIMKLSLACDHRVVDGATGAQFLQTLKTYLESPLTLLL; encoded by the coding sequence ATGGCAGAAGTAATTACAATGCCACGTCTTTCCGATACTATGACGGAAGGAAAGGTGGCAAAATGGCATAAAAAAGTAGGAGATAAAGTAAAGGAAGGAGATATTTTAGCTGAAATTGAAACTGACAAAGCGGTTCAGGATTTCGAATCTGAAGTAGAAGGTACTCTTTTATACGTGGGTGTAGAAGAAGGCGGTGCTGCTGCTGTAGATTCTGTTTTGGCGATTATCGGAAATGAAGGAGAAGATATTTCAGGATTGACAGGTGGGGCTGCTGCTCCGGCTGCAGGCGGTTCTGAAGAGAAAAAATCTGAAGAAGAATCTAAAACAGAAAATAGTTCTACAAGCGTAGAGCAAACTTCTGCGGAAGTTCCTGCAGGGGTAGAAGTGATTACAATGCCAAGACTTTCTGATACAATGACAGAAGGTAAAGTGGCGAAATGGCACAAAAACGTAGGCGATACAGTAAAAGAAGGTGATCTTCTTGCTGAGATCGAGACAGATAAAGCGGTTCAGGATTTTGAATCTGAATTCAATGGGGTATTATTGAAGCAGGGTGTTGAAGAAGGTGGTGCTGCTCCGGTAGATTCTGTATTGGCAATTATAGGACCTGAGGGAACGGATGTTTCAGGAGTTGGTGCACCAAAAGCAGCAGCTGCCCAGTCAACAGAAAAACCTGCTGAACAAAAAGCTGAAGCTCCAAAACAAGAATCAAATAACCAACAACCGGCAACCGGCAACAACGAAAGAGTAGCCATCTCTCCATTAGCTAAGAAAATGGCTCAGGATAAAGGTGTTGATATTCATTCTGTACAGGGTTCAGGAGAAAACGGAAGAATCGTAAAAAAAGATATTGAAAATTATCAGCCATCTCAGGTGAAACCAGCTGCTTCAGCTCCGGCTGCAAGTGCTGCTGCACAAGTGGCATTAAGCTTCATTCAGGGTGAAGATACGGAAACTCCGAATTCGCAGGTAAGAAACATTATCGCGAAACGTCTTTCTGAAAGTAAATTCACTGCGCCTCATTACTACTTGATGGTAGAAATTAACATGGACAAGGCAATTGTGGCCAGAAATGAGATCAATTCTTTACCGGATACAAAAATTTCTTTCAACGATATGATCATTAAGGCAACAGCTATTGCTTTAAGAAAACATCCGCAGGTAAATTCTAGCTGGGCAGGTGATAAGATCATTCACAGAGGAAACATCAATATAGGTGTAGCAGTTGCGATCCCAGACGGATTGGTAGTTCCTGTGTTGAAGAATACAGACCAGATGAACTATACTCAAATTTCTGCTGCTGTGAAAGATATGGCTGCAAGAGCTAAATCTAAAGGTCTTAAAGCAAACGAAATGGAAGGTTCTACATTCTCTATCTCAAACTTGGGAATGTTCGGAATTGAAACATTTACAAGCATCATCAATCAGCCAAACTCTGCGATCCTTTCAGTAGGAGCCATCATCGAGAAACCGATCGTAAAAGACGGTCAGATCGTAGTTGGAAACATCATGAAGCTTTCATTAGCTTGTGACCACAGAGTGGTAGACGGTGCTACAGGTGCTCAGTTCTTACAAACACTGAAAACATATTTGGAAAGTCCTTTAACTTTGTTACTGTAA
- the pdhA gene encoding pyruvate dehydrogenase (acetyl-transferring) E1 component subunit alpha, with product MKEFSKEVYLKWYEDMTMWRRFEDKCRSLYLKQKIRGFLHLYNGQEAIPAGFTHAMDLTKDSMITAYRCHIHPMAMGVDPKRIMAELCGKATGTSGGMGGSMHIFSKEHRFYGGHGIVGGQIPLGAGIAFADQYFDRKAVNICFFGDGAARQGSLHETFNMAMNWKLPVVFVVENNQYAMGTSVKRTANHEDIYKLGLGYEMPCLAVDAMDPEKVAEAAYEAIERARRGDGPTFIEARTYRYRGHSMSDAEPYRSKDEVALHKNDDPIELIKQRILSNNWATEEELEATDNKSRDFVEECIEFMENSPYPDAEKIYEYVYAQQDYPFLDKLEN from the coding sequence ATGAAAGAATTTTCTAAAGAGGTATACCTGAAGTGGTATGAAGATATGACTATGTGGAGAAGGTTTGAAGACAAATGCCGTTCTCTTTATCTAAAACAAAAAATCAGAGGTTTTTTACATTTGTATAATGGTCAGGAAGCAATCCCTGCAGGATTTACGCATGCAATGGATTTAACAAAAGATAGTATGATCACTGCTTACAGATGTCACATCCATCCTATGGCGATGGGAGTGGATCCTAAGAGAATCATGGCGGAACTTTGTGGTAAAGCTACAGGAACGTCAGGAGGTATGGGCGGATCTATGCACATTTTCAGTAAGGAACACAGATTTTACGGAGGTCATGGTATCGTAGGAGGACAAATTCCTTTAGGAGCGGGTATCGCTTTCGCAGATCAGTATTTCGACAGAAAAGCGGTGAATATCTGTTTCTTCGGAGACGGAGCGGCTAGACAGGGTTCTTTACATGAAACGTTTAACATGGCCATGAACTGGAAGCTGCCGGTAGTTTTCGTTGTTGAAAACAATCAGTATGCAATGGGAACTTCTGTAAAAAGAACAGCCAACCACGAAGATATTTATAAATTAGGTTTAGGATACGAAATGCCTTGCCTTGCTGTAGATGCAATGGATCCTGAGAAAGTGGCTGAAGCTGCTTACGAAGCTATTGAAAGAGCAAGAAGAGGAGACGGCCCTACTTTCATTGAAGCAAGAACTTACCGTTACAGAGGTCACTCTATGTCTGATGCGGAGCCTTACAGATCTAAGGATGAAGTTGCTCTTCACAAAAATGATGACCCGATTGAATTAATTAAACAAAGAATTTTATCTAATAATTGGGCAACTGAAGAAGAATTGGAAGCAACGGACAACAAATCAAGAGATTTCGTTGAAGAGTGCATCGAGTTCATGGAAAATTCTCCGTATCCTGATGCAGAGAAAATCTACGAGTATGTGTACGCTCAACAGGATTATCCGTTCTTAGATAAATTAGAAAATTAA
- a CDS encoding phosphatase PAP2 family protein, producing MEEKQPSLLHKISKVISDFFNPLVSLFIFFVYMSVRNYTLKDSLLYFLPILLMIILPVIIWLVWNVKTGRYTNMDVSNRIQRKTLYIFIAGCVVSYLLFNYFQNGYVDFVMLFILILLFSMQISNYFIKSSMHTAFNIFVAALFFALDTTMGFVWLGISFLVGITRIILKRHTPREVFMGAGIAFVVSFIYLYCNIQFQH from the coding sequence ATGGAAGAAAAACAGCCTTCACTATTACATAAAATCTCAAAAGTCATATCCGATTTTTTCAATCCTTTGGTTTCTTTGTTTATCTTTTTTGTCTACATGAGTGTGAGAAATTATACATTAAAAGACTCATTACTCTACTTTCTTCCTATATTATTAATGATCATTCTTCCTGTGATTATCTGGCTTGTCTGGAATGTGAAGACGGGAAGATATACGAATATGGATGTTTCCAACAGGATCCAGAGGAAAACGTTGTATATTTTTATTGCAGGCTGTGTGGTTTCTTATCTTTTATTTAATTATTTTCAAAATGGGTATGTTGATTTTGTAATGCTTTTCATTTTAATTCTGCTGTTTTCGATGCAGATCAGCAATTATTTCATTAAAAGTTCGATGCATACAGCTTTCAATATATTTGTAGCGGCTTTATTTTTTGCTTTGGATACAACGATGGGGTTTGTCTGGCTGGGAATTTCATTTTTGGTCGGGATTACGAGAATTATTTTAAAAAGACATACGCCCAGAGAGGTTTTTATGGGTGCCGGAATTGCTTTCGTGGTATCTTTTATTTACTTATATTGCAATATACAATTTCAACATTAA
- a CDS encoding BlaI/MecI/CopY family transcriptional regulator produces MKINHLTPAEENLMKLFWKLESFYLKDIMEQHSEPKPHQNTVSTYLKILVEKGYLSTEKEGRIFKYTVLVPLEEYRKFLLKEISHHFFNDSGKEILEFLFNENLISQEDLRGYFDLKIEMKPAKIKEPKHEYANEVLNPKKDKKSKDKKKKKKKDQPK; encoded by the coding sequence ATGAAAATAAATCATCTTACCCCTGCCGAGGAAAACTTAATGAAACTGTTTTGGAAGCTTGAATCCTTTTATCTAAAGGACATCATGGAGCAGCATTCTGAGCCGAAGCCGCATCAGAATACGGTTTCCACTTATCTGAAAATATTGGTTGAAAAAGGCTATTTATCGACCGAAAAAGAAGGCAGGATCTTCAAATATACTGTTCTTGTACCGTTGGAAGAATACCGAAAATTTTTATTGAAAGAGATTTCACATCATTTCTTCAACGATTCCGGGAAGGAAATCCTGGAGTTTTTATTTAATGAAAATCTGATCTCTCAGGAAGATTTGCGAGGGTATTTTGATCTGAAAATCGAAATGAAACCCGCAAAAATAAAGGAACCGAAACATGAATACGCTAATGAAGTTTTGAATCCAAAAAAAGATAAAAAAAGCAAAGACAAGAAGAAAAAAAAGAAAAAAGATCAGCCTAAATAA
- a CDS encoding DUF4153 domain-containing protein — MKTKFQETLSRANEVIFRYPIVLVMALLAAIGAICMFENNRERELFFVFSKFTICACLGISLMFALKMLSQRIGKELLLQLFGIIFLVGFYFVLPGKEKDFTEVYGYIIAITVLLTHLFVSFIPFLGQNVELKFWQYNKNLFVNIFLTAVFTGVLTGGVELAILAVDKLFDFNFDDRLYTDTLYVLAIFGSCFIFLLFNDKGLNNLEKDRDYPIVLKFFTQFILIPLLLIYVVILYFYSIKILINWQLPRGWVSYLILAYSIVGILALLLVHPLKNENTKSWVRIFSKAFYYTIIPLIILLFVAIFTRILEYGYTEPRYFVLLLALWLLSIVVYFIFVKKGTIKFIPISLFAFGVFALIFPYLNAFSVSKRSQKAELSKILNEKQLLNNGKIDFKKKVADTISIEIADKFQYLSERKEGDFLSELLDKKEQNDLNKNIEKGEFYSIRYHIQDQFTNINTTSKNDPEETQRLSITSEKQTTEIGDYQYFMSFSRYDQEPKKLNEDQFKFIDELTDKSSLKLILNDTDEVDFGPQIVKLFGEHKDKKNIVKVPEIAMESDLGKYHVKLVFQQITKEKYPYNKRSNIYYQEAYLLIKLK, encoded by the coding sequence ATGAAAACAAAATTTCAGGAAACGCTGAGCCGGGCAAATGAAGTCATTTTCCGGTACCCTATCGTTCTGGTAATGGCTCTGTTAGCTGCAATCGGGGCTATTTGTATGTTTGAAAATAACAGGGAACGTGAGTTGTTTTTTGTCTTTTCAAAATTTACCATCTGTGCCTGTCTTGGGATTTCGCTGATGTTTGCCTTAAAAATGTTGTCCCAGCGAATAGGAAAAGAGCTTCTGCTACAGCTTTTCGGGATTATTTTCCTTGTCGGATTTTATTTTGTCTTACCCGGAAAAGAGAAGGATTTCACGGAAGTATATGGCTATATTATTGCTATTACGGTGCTTTTAACGCATTTATTCGTCTCATTTATTCCATTTCTGGGACAAAATGTAGAGCTCAAATTTTGGCAGTATAATAAGAACCTTTTTGTTAATATTTTTCTTACAGCCGTATTTACAGGCGTTCTTACGGGCGGTGTTGAACTGGCGATTTTAGCAGTCGACAAGCTTTTTGATTTTAATTTTGATGACAGGCTTTACACTGATACATTATACGTTCTGGCAATATTCGGTAGTTGTTTTATTTTTCTTTTATTCAATGATAAAGGTTTAAATAATCTTGAAAAAGATAGAGATTACCCTATTGTTTTAAAGTTTTTTACTCAATTTATTTTAATTCCTTTATTATTAATTTACGTTGTCATTCTTTATTTTTATTCTATAAAAATCCTCATTAACTGGCAATTGCCTCGAGGCTGGGTTTCCTATCTCATTCTGGCTTACAGTATTGTCGGGATTTTGGCGCTGCTTCTGGTTCATCCTTTGAAAAATGAGAATACGAAATCGTGGGTAAGAATATTTTCAAAAGCCTTTTATTATACAATTATTCCATTAATTATTCTACTTTTTGTAGCCATCTTTACTAGGATTTTAGAATATGGATATACTGAGCCGAGATATTTCGTTTTACTGCTGGCTTTGTGGCTGTTAAGCATTGTTGTTTACTTTATTTTTGTTAAAAAAGGAACGATAAAATTTATCCCGATAAGTTTATTTGCATTTGGAGTTTTTGCTTTAATTTTTCCTTATTTAAATGCTTTCAGTGTTTCAAAAAGAAGCCAGAAGGCAGAACTATCGAAAATTTTAAATGAAAAACAATTATTAAACAACGGCAAAATCGATTTCAAAAAGAAAGTCGCCGATACCATCAGTATTGAAATAGCAGATAAATTCCAGTATTTGTCGGAAAGAAAAGAAGGTGATTTTTTGTCTGAATTACTGGATAAAAAGGAGCAAAATGATTTAAATAAAAATATTGAAAAAGGAGAATTTTATTCTATAAGATATCATATTCAGGATCAATTTACCAATATCAACACAACCTCAAAAAATGATCCTGAAGAAACACAACGACTTAGTATCACTTCTGAAAAACAAACAACAGAAATTGGAGATTATCAGTATTTCATGAGCTTTTCCCGCTACGATCAAGAGCCGAAAAAACTCAATGAAGATCAATTTAAATTCATTGATGAACTTACGGATAAATCTTCATTAAAACTGATTTTAAATGATACAGATGAAGTAGATTTCGGCCCTCAAATCGTGAAGTTATTTGGAGAACACAAGGACAAAAAGAATATAGTAAAAGTCCCTGAAATCGCAATGGAAAGTGACCTGGGAAAATATCACGTGAAACTTGTTTTCCAACAAATTACAAAAGAAAAATATCCTTATAATAAACGGTCAAACATCTATTATCAGGAGGCTTATCTGCTGATAAAACTAAAATAA
- a CDS encoding RNA recognition motif domain-containing protein has product MNIFVSNINYATKDYELQDLFSEFGEVSSVKIITDKETGRSRGFGFIEMEDSEGQQAIEALNQKEFNGKTLNVSEAKPREEKPRRTFSNNGGGNRGGGYGGNNRSGGGYGGGNNRGGGGYSGGGNGGKRW; this is encoded by the coding sequence ATGAACATTTTTGTTTCAAACATCAATTACGCAACTAAAGATTATGAGTTGCAAGATCTATTTTCAGAATTTGGAGAAGTTTCTTCAGTAAAAATCATTACAGACAAAGAAACTGGTCGTTCTAGAGGTTTCGGTTTTATCGAAATGGAAGACTCTGAAGGACAGCAAGCTATTGAAGCTCTTAACCAAAAGGAATTTAACGGAAAAACACTTAACGTTTCAGAAGCTAAGCCAAGAGAAGAGAAGCCTAGAAGAACTTTCAGTAACAATGGAGGTGGTAACAGAGGCGGAGGTTACGGAGGTAACAACAGAAGTGGCGGTGGCTACGGAGGAGGAAATAACCGTGGAGGAGGCGGTTACAGCGGCGGCGGAAACGGCGGAAAACGTTGGTAA
- a CDS encoding DUF6157 family protein: MKQHTTNFINTFIEVAEDCPVSEAQIPPEKKEKTLANLQYEQIVKNPYKYSSDDVIFDCYAFKNDISKSEKHETREKFFSKGQPCLRCSPLAKKYGFGIHHNDKGKVAIYPLESKEYQEFLHDHSIMKVKAMRSKKK, from the coding sequence ATGAAACAACACACCACTAATTTCATCAATACATTCATCGAAGTTGCGGAAGATTGTCCTGTTTCCGAAGCACAAATTCCGCCCGAAAAGAAAGAAAAAACATTGGCCAATTTACAATACGAACAGATAGTAAAAAATCCATACAAATACTCTTCTGATGATGTTATTTTTGATTGTTATGCCTTTAAAAATGACATTTCAAAAAGTGAAAAGCATGAAACGAGAGAAAAATTTTTCTCCAAAGGTCAACCTTGCCTCCGATGTTCTCCTTTAGCCAAGAAATATGGCTTCGGGATTCATCATAACGACAAAGGAAAAGTGGCAATTTACCCTTTAGAAAGTAAGGAATATCAGGAGTTCTTGCATGACCACTCCATCATGAAAGTGAAAGCCATGCGATCCAAAAAAAAATAA
- a CDS encoding acyl-CoA thioesterase, translating into MNYHTRKWVKPEDLNPNHSLFGGRLLQWIDEEAALYAIIQLENTKVVTKFISEINFVSSAKQGDIVEIGIEVIKFGSTSITLACEVRNKMTHQTIITVDRIVMVNLDEEGNPAPHGKTKVEFVKDRLNNQQPL; encoded by the coding sequence ATGAACTATCATACTAGAAAATGGGTAAAGCCCGAAGATCTGAATCCCAACCATTCTCTTTTTGGAGGAAGATTATTGCAATGGATCGATGAGGAAGCCGCACTTTACGCCATTATCCAACTGGAAAATACCAAAGTGGTTACAAAATTCATCTCTGAAATCAATTTCGTAAGCTCCGCAAAGCAGGGCGACATCGTTGAAATCGGGATTGAAGTTATAAAATTTGGCTCCACATCCATTACTCTGGCTTGTGAGGTTAGAAATAAAATGACTCACCAAACCATCATTACCGTCGACAGAATTGTTATGGTAAACCTTGATGAGGAAGGAAATCCGGCTCCTCATGGAAAGACAAAAGTTGAGTTTGTAAAAGACAGGTTAAACAACCAGCAACCATTATGA
- a CDS encoding helix-turn-helix domain-containing protein — protein MKIFIKNMVCDRCVAAVSTIFSDSNIKVKSIHLGEVETEAEVSEKDLQSLEKLLEKTGFERIKDSAHQLIEKIKNLIIVKISELDIDENFLLSEFLSLNLHKDYSSLSKTFSQNENITLEQFFILQKIEKVKELLLYNEFNLTEIAGKLGYKSVQHLSSQFRNSTGFTPTEFKKLKVHNRKPLDQV, from the coding sequence ATGAAAATTTTCATAAAAAATATGGTCTGCGACAGGTGTGTTGCTGCGGTGTCAACGATTTTCAGTGATAGCAATATTAAGGTTAAATCCATTCATCTTGGTGAAGTGGAAACTGAAGCCGAAGTTTCAGAAAAAGACCTGCAGTCTTTAGAAAAACTTTTAGAAAAAACCGGATTTGAAAGGATAAAAGATTCTGCTCATCAGCTTATAGAGAAAATTAAAAATCTAATCATTGTAAAAATCAGTGAACTTGATATCGATGAAAATTTTCTTTTATCTGAATTTTTAAGTTTAAATCTTCATAAAGACTACAGCTCGCTTTCCAAAACTTTTTCTCAAAACGAAAATATCACTTTAGAACAGTTTTTTATTCTTCAAAAAATTGAAAAAGTGAAGGAACTGCTTTTGTATAATGAATTTAATTTAACAGAAATCGCCGGAAAACTTGGCTATAAAAGTGTTCAGCATTTGTCGTCACAATTCCGGAATAGCACGGGTTTCACTCCCACAGAATTCAAAAAACTGAAAGTTCATAATAGAAAACCCCTTGATCAGGTTTGA